From one Idiomarina sp. X4 genomic stretch:
- the tsaB gene encoding tRNA (adenosine(37)-N6)-threonylcarbamoyltransferase complex dimerization subunit type 1 TsaB: MKSLLAIDTSTENCSVALVHDGKLTTRDIESPREHSQKLLPFVEEVLDSAGVSLAELDGLVVGAGPGSFTGVRIGVSMAQGLAFSADLPVYPVCSLQALAQQAIRKNDVAGVVACIDARMGEVYYALYANENGVAVAQSEPAVAKPDTNIIDTGCLKGWGTAGTGWDVYADILDENHELQHCDNSRLPLAEDMLTVVNGAGVDPVQAEQLEPLYVRNEVTWKKLPGR; encoded by the coding sequence ATGAAGTCGTTATTAGCTATAGATACATCAACTGAAAATTGTTCTGTCGCGCTTGTTCATGATGGCAAGTTGACAACCCGTGATATTGAAAGCCCCCGGGAGCACTCACAAAAGCTGTTGCCTTTTGTGGAAGAGGTGCTCGACAGTGCCGGCGTGTCTTTAGCCGAGTTGGACGGGCTTGTGGTTGGTGCTGGCCCAGGTAGCTTTACAGGCGTGCGTATTGGCGTGTCTATGGCACAGGGGCTCGCATTTAGTGCTGACTTACCCGTTTACCCCGTGTGCAGTTTGCAGGCACTTGCACAGCAAGCCATCCGTAAAAACGATGTTGCTGGTGTGGTGGCTTGTATCGATGCACGTATGGGAGAGGTGTATTACGCTCTGTATGCCAATGAGAACGGGGTTGCTGTGGCTCAGTCAGAGCCGGCTGTAGCAAAACCAGACACGAACATTATTGATACAGGATGCTTGAAGGGCTGGGGTACTGCTGGTACAGGCTGGGACGTCTACGCCGATATTCTTGATGAAAATCATGAGCTACAACACTGCGATAATAGCCGGCTACCGTTGGCGGAGGATATGCTGACAGTAGTGAATGGTGCTGGTGTTGACCCGGTTCAGGCCGAACAGCTTGAGCCACTCTATGTGCGTAATGAAGTGACCTGGAAAAAGTTACCGGGGCGTTAA
- a CDS encoding Slp family lipoprotein yields MRLLTCLLFAIGLAGCASVPTELETSNEDALVAYKQAKAQQDKVVGQPARWGGVIADVRNTEDKTVFEVVSFPLQRWGRPEVSDDSDGRFLAVIDGFIDPEVYKKGRAISFVGTIGETQQGKIDEYTYIYPVLEADNHYLWKPKAQKNHVEIDYSPLWFRHNFYSPYYPYRYPVPVRVRVEDNSGTPAKERN; encoded by the coding sequence ATGAGATTACTGACATGTTTGTTGTTCGCTATAGGTTTAGCTGGCTGTGCGTCTGTTCCGACAGAGCTGGAAACCAGCAATGAAGATGCGCTGGTCGCTTACAAGCAGGCAAAAGCTCAGCAGGATAAAGTGGTTGGTCAACCGGCCCGCTGGGGTGGAGTTATTGCTGACGTTCGCAATACAGAAGATAAAACGGTATTTGAAGTAGTGAGCTTCCCGCTGCAACGTTGGGGACGGCCCGAAGTGAGTGACGACAGTGATGGCCGTTTCTTAGCGGTTATTGATGGTTTTATTGACCCTGAAGTCTATAAAAAAGGTCGTGCGATAAGCTTCGTTGGTACGATTGGTGAAACTCAGCAGGGCAAAATTGATGAGTACACATACATTTATCCGGTTCTCGAAGCGGATAACCACTATTTGTGGAAGCCTAAAGCACAAAAGAACCACGTAGAAATTGACTACTCACCGCTGTGGTTCCGCCATAACTTCTATTCACCGTACTATCCCTACCGCTATCCGGTACCCGTGCGTGTGCGAGTAGAGGACAATTCAGGTACACCGGCAAAAGAACGTAACTGA
- a CDS encoding alpha/beta hydrolase yields MSFRTTAAQATSVSYELEWGVVRGLCWGDPKNINTIATHGWLDNCHSFLPVAEHWNDDDAGLVALDWAGHGHSDHRPLGTHYHFIDYAYDLWQILTHHIGNPVTLLGHSMGGFVSNVVSSLCPEKVDKLILVEAFGLLVSDETNARDQLIKGFASRYKKRSGRWRGYTEIETAIDARASQADFSRELVELLVDRGLNKASERSFSWRADPRVKSVSPYRLHSTAVDELLQGLNMPVTVVRGDNGHENLSRAIERWQHHVADLSLITLNGGHHVHMEQPEKIAELLKSSG; encoded by the coding sequence ATGAGTTTCCGGACAACGGCTGCGCAAGCGACATCAGTCAGCTATGAATTAGAGTGGGGCGTTGTTCGGGGCTTATGCTGGGGCGACCCGAAAAACATAAATACCATTGCGACCCATGGCTGGCTCGATAATTGTCACAGCTTCCTGCCTGTAGCTGAACACTGGAATGATGATGACGCCGGTTTGGTTGCACTTGACTGGGCAGGGCACGGGCACAGTGATCACCGCCCGCTCGGAACCCACTATCACTTTATCGATTACGCCTACGACCTCTGGCAAATTCTTACTCATCATATTGGCAACCCTGTCACCTTATTAGGGCACTCGATGGGGGGCTTTGTCAGTAATGTGGTGTCGTCTCTTTGCCCTGAAAAAGTCGACAAACTGATATTGGTCGAAGCCTTCGGCTTATTGGTTTCTGATGAAACGAACGCCCGCGACCAATTAATAAAAGGCTTTGCCAGTCGTTATAAAAAGCGAAGTGGTCGCTGGCGCGGTTATACGGAGATAGAAACAGCGATTGATGCACGTGCCTCACAAGCCGACTTTTCCAGAGAGCTGGTGGAGCTATTGGTTGATAGAGGTCTGAATAAAGCATCAGAACGTTCTTTTTCTTGGCGCGCAGACCCACGAGTTAAGTCTGTTTCACCGTACCGCTTGCACTCAACGGCGGTCGATGAACTTCTTCAGGGCTTAAACATGCCGGTGACCGTTGTAAGAGGAGATAACGGTCATGAAAACCTGTCTCGAGCTATCGAAAGGTGGCAGCATCACGTTGCTGATCTAAGCTTAATAACACTGAATGGTGGGCATCATGTTCACATGGAACAGCCCGAAAAAATAGCTGAGTTGCTAAAATCAAGCGGTTAG
- the fadD gene encoding long-chain-fatty-acid--CoA ligase FadD, with translation MEKIWLKNYPAGVPETIDPDHFSSLVDILEQSIEKYGEKTAFVNMDSEMSFKELGLKSREFAAYLQSQGLKKGDAVAVMMPNLLQYPVALFGILRAGMSVVNVNPLYTPRELKHQLTDSQAKALVILENFAHTYAKIKDEAPLDVVVTTQIGDQLPFPKRFIVNFVVKHIKRMVPYHNLKNTISLNQAMAKGAQTEYQRPEVTGDDIAFLQYTGGTTGVAKGAMLSHRNMVANLEQVSACITPIMSDGEEVIITALPLYHIFALTANCLTFIKHGGKNVLITNPRDMPNFVKELNKYPFSMISGVNTLFNGLLNTKGFKDVNFSNLKVALGGGMAVQKAVAEEWERVTKSRLLEGYGLTECAPVVTVNPYDIEHYTGSIGLPVPSTDVRIVDPETREEVPMGEPGELEVKGPQVMVGYLNRPEDTAESIKDGWFATGDMATVDERGYFKIVDRKKDMILVSGFNVYPNEIEDVLADHPKVLESAAIGVPHESSGEVVKVFIVAKDKSLTEREVIDFSRENMTAYKVPKLVEFRDELPKSNVGKILRKELRDEENS, from the coding sequence ATGGAAAAGATTTGGCTGAAAAACTACCCAGCGGGTGTTCCGGAAACTATTGACCCGGATCATTTTTCTTCGCTGGTTGATATTCTCGAACAGTCCATCGAGAAGTACGGCGAGAAAACCGCATTCGTAAATATGGACTCAGAGATGAGTTTCAAAGAATTGGGACTAAAATCTCGCGAATTCGCCGCCTACTTGCAAAGTCAGGGTTTGAAAAAAGGCGATGCGGTTGCGGTAATGATGCCAAACCTGTTGCAGTACCCTGTTGCTTTATTCGGTATTTTGCGCGCCGGCATGTCGGTGGTGAACGTAAACCCTTTATACACGCCACGCGAATTAAAGCATCAGCTGACTGACTCTCAGGCAAAAGCGCTGGTTATTTTAGAAAACTTTGCGCACACCTACGCTAAAATAAAAGATGAGGCACCGCTTGACGTGGTTGTGACCACTCAAATTGGTGATCAACTGCCGTTCCCTAAGCGGTTTATCGTCAACTTTGTGGTTAAGCACATTAAACGAATGGTGCCGTATCACAACCTCAAAAATACCATTAGCCTGAATCAGGCAATGGCAAAAGGTGCCCAGACAGAATATCAGCGTCCTGAAGTGACGGGTGACGACATTGCGTTTTTACAGTACACCGGTGGAACCACCGGGGTCGCTAAAGGTGCTATGTTGTCTCATCGCAATATGGTTGCGAACTTAGAGCAGGTTTCCGCATGCATCACGCCAATTATGAGCGATGGTGAGGAAGTGATTATTACTGCGCTACCTCTGTACCATATTTTCGCATTAACGGCGAACTGCCTGACCTTCATTAAGCACGGCGGTAAAAACGTGCTAATTACTAATCCGCGCGACATGCCAAATTTTGTGAAAGAGTTGAATAAGTATCCGTTTTCAATGATCTCAGGGGTTAACACATTATTTAATGGTCTGCTAAACACGAAAGGCTTTAAAGATGTTAACTTCTCTAATCTGAAAGTGGCGCTTGGCGGCGGTATGGCGGTACAAAAAGCCGTTGCGGAAGAATGGGAACGGGTGACTAAATCACGCCTTCTGGAAGGTTATGGTCTTACAGAATGTGCGCCGGTTGTCACGGTTAACCCTTATGATATTGAGCACTACACGGGCAGTATCGGCTTACCGGTTCCTAGTACCGATGTTCGTATCGTTGATCCCGAAACGCGCGAAGAAGTGCCTATGGGTGAGCCTGGTGAACTTGAAGTTAAAGGCCCTCAGGTTATGGTGGGCTATTTGAACCGCCCTGAAGATACGGCTGAGTCCATCAAAGATGGCTGGTTTGCAACAGGTGATATGGCAACGGTTGATGAACGGGGTTATTTTAAAATTGTCGACCGTAAGAAAGATATGATTTTGGTGTCTGGCTTTAACGTCTATCCGAATGAAATTGAAGACGTGTTGGCAGATCATCCGAAAGTACTTGAGTCTGCAGCTATTGGCGTACCACACGAGTCGTCAGGCGAAGTCGTTAAAGTGTTTATTGTGGCAAAAGATAAGTCGTTAACAGAAAGAGAAGTTATCGACTTCTCGCGCGAGAATATGACTGCCTATAAAGTGCCCAAGCTAGTCGAGTTTCGTGACGAGCTACCGAAATCGAATGTTGGCAAAATCTTGCGCAAAGAGCTACGTGATGAGGAAAACTCTTGA
- the rnd gene encoding ribonuclease D has translation MTQLELPESVRQYRLISSTDELADFCSKARQAGWFAIDSEFVRERTFYANLGLLQMHAGGDTVIVDPLADINLEPVWSLISSDSIETVLHAGGEDIELFFYESGGAQPSRVFDSQIAAGFCGIGESMGYARLVSDLFDNVELDKSLSRTNWLKRPLSPEQLDYAAADASYLAVMYPYLKALCEEKGCLDIVYEESVLQVRKRTTRIPDDLLYLQVGNAWQLNGEQLAVLQKLASWRFNKARKKNIPLGFIAKDGALLELARRKPKSQSDLNHIRDLPPLSKKYSGNEMITVIRKAEEQATSKSLKPLSRLDDMPGYKETFKAIKQKVTELAESLDVPVSLVASRKQINDLINFFWQYSPQQQERLPQPDLLTGWRNAAIGAELRAIVTS, from the coding sequence TTGACGCAGCTTGAACTTCCGGAGTCGGTGCGTCAGTACCGGCTCATCTCTTCTACCGATGAATTAGCCGATTTCTGCTCTAAAGCTCGTCAGGCGGGTTGGTTTGCAATCGACTCTGAGTTTGTGCGAGAACGGACTTTTTACGCGAATCTTGGACTGTTACAGATGCATGCTGGCGGTGACACGGTTATCGTGGATCCGTTGGCTGATATTAATTTAGAGCCAGTATGGTCGCTTATTTCTTCGGATAGCATTGAAACCGTTCTGCACGCCGGTGGGGAAGACATTGAGCTGTTTTTCTATGAAAGTGGCGGTGCTCAACCAAGCCGTGTGTTTGATAGCCAAATAGCTGCCGGGTTTTGTGGTATTGGTGAGTCCATGGGCTATGCTCGCTTAGTCAGCGATCTATTTGATAATGTGGAGCTCGACAAAAGCCTCTCCCGCACAAACTGGTTAAAACGGCCTTTAAGCCCTGAACAACTGGATTACGCTGCCGCTGATGCCAGCTATCTGGCTGTTATGTATCCTTATTTGAAAGCACTTTGCGAAGAAAAGGGCTGTTTGGATATCGTCTACGAAGAATCGGTACTTCAAGTTCGTAAGCGAACGACTCGCATTCCTGACGATCTCTTATATTTGCAAGTGGGTAATGCCTGGCAACTCAATGGTGAGCAGTTAGCGGTTTTACAAAAGTTGGCCAGTTGGCGGTTCAACAAGGCTAGAAAGAAAAACATTCCATTAGGCTTTATCGCTAAAGACGGCGCATTGTTAGAACTGGCCAGACGCAAACCCAAATCACAAAGCGATCTAAATCACATTCGTGACTTACCGCCGTTATCAAAAAAGTATTCCGGCAATGAAATGATTACAGTCATTAGAAAAGCCGAAGAGCAGGCGACTTCTAAATCGCTGAAGCCCTTAAGCCGGTTGGACGATATGCCGGGCTACAAGGAGACGTTTAAAGCGATAAAGCAAAAAGTCACCGAGCTCGCTGAGTCACTTGATGTGCCTGTATCATTAGTGGCATCACGAAAACAAATAAATGACCTGATTAATTTTTTCTGGCAGTACTCGCCGCAGCAACAGGAACGTCTGCCGCAACCAGACTTACTGACGGGTTGGCGAAATGCAGCAATTGGGGCAGAATTAAGAGCTATTGTAACGTCATAG
- a CDS encoding YcgL domain-containing protein: MLCDVYRSSRKADTYIYLPHGEDFSELPDALVQSFGKAEKILTINLTTREQLARLSVKELTERLDNDGFYLQLPPKQEDISC, from the coding sequence ATGTTGTGCGATGTGTATCGCAGTTCCCGCAAAGCGGATACCTATATTTACCTTCCTCATGGCGAAGATTTTAGTGAATTACCGGATGCGCTTGTGCAAAGCTTCGGTAAAGCTGAAAAAATATTGACCATAAATTTAACCACTCGTGAACAACTGGCGCGCTTGAGCGTCAAAGAGTTAACTGAACGACTTGATAACGATGGTTTTTATCTGCAGCTTCCACCTAAGCAAGAGGATATTTCATGTTAA
- a CDS encoding lytic murein transglycosylase, whose product MLKKLVSRALIGVLALVSMSVSAQDENVEKKFSDYVEALKDEARSNDYSDETLEKAFANVKYYQRAVELDKNQPEFKLTLDTYLPRAVPEWKAKKAQEKYEEHKELLEKVGKEYGVQPRFIVALWGIETNFGSYTGGFDVVSALTTLAFDGRREAFFKKQLWHALTIIQDGHIAPEKMQGSWAGAMGQTQFMPSSFMNYAVDYDGDGRKDIWGSYPDVFASAANYLSSVGWRDDVTWGRQVQLPEGFDTSLSGLDTKKKLSEWGDLGVTRYDGSKLPQRDDIKASVVIPDDKEGRVYLAYANYDALMRWNRSHYFVAAVGYLSDRIRFPR is encoded by the coding sequence ATGTTAAAAAAATTAGTTAGCCGTGCATTAATTGGAGTTTTGGCCTTGGTCAGCATGAGTGTCTCTGCGCAGGATGAGAATGTCGAGAAGAAGTTTTCTGACTACGTGGAAGCATTGAAAGACGAAGCTCGAAGCAATGACTATAGCGACGAGACCCTGGAAAAAGCGTTTGCTAATGTGAAGTATTATCAACGTGCGGTAGAGCTTGATAAAAACCAGCCAGAATTTAAATTGACGTTGGATACTTACCTGCCAAGAGCGGTTCCAGAGTGGAAAGCCAAAAAGGCGCAAGAAAAGTATGAAGAGCATAAAGAGCTGCTTGAAAAAGTAGGCAAAGAATACGGTGTCCAGCCTCGCTTTATTGTTGCGTTGTGGGGGATTGAAACAAATTTTGGTTCATATACAGGTGGTTTCGATGTTGTGTCGGCATTGACGACGCTGGCGTTTGACGGACGGCGTGAAGCATTTTTCAAAAAACAATTATGGCACGCGTTAACGATTATCCAGGATGGACACATTGCCCCGGAAAAAATGCAGGGCTCCTGGGCAGGCGCCATGGGGCAGACTCAGTTTATGCCAAGCTCGTTTATGAATTATGCGGTCGATTATGACGGTGATGGGCGTAAAGACATTTGGGGAAGCTATCCGGATGTGTTTGCTTCTGCCGCTAACTATTTGAGCTCGGTGGGCTGGCGCGACGATGTTACCTGGGGCCGCCAGGTGCAACTGCCAGAAGGGTTTGATACTTCTCTGTCGGGACTGGACACGAAGAAAAAGCTAAGCGAATGGGGTGACTTAGGCGTGACCCGATATGACGGCTCAAAGCTTCCGCAGAGGGACGATATTAAAGCGTCTGTGGTCATTCCGGATGACAAAGAAGGGCGAGTGTACCTGGCTTACGCGAATTACGATGCGTTAATGCGTTGGAATCGCTCGCATTACTTTGTGGCTGCGGTGGGATACTTGTCCGATCGCATCCGCTTTCCTCGGTAG
- a CDS encoding YcgN family cysteine cluster protein, producing the protein MTWYEKPLQELTASEWEALCDGCGQCCVNQLLDEEDNLYSTDVACQLLDTETARCTDYANRSQRVPACVTLTPKNIEDVYFMPATCAYRLRAQGQPLPRWHPLKHNGSKEPMKRAGYCVAGQCISERKYSGDLEDRIVTWPLN; encoded by the coding sequence ATGACTTGGTACGAAAAGCCGCTGCAGGAGCTGACCGCATCCGAGTGGGAGGCTCTCTGTGATGGTTGCGGCCAGTGTTGCGTCAACCAACTGCTTGATGAGGAAGACAACCTTTACTCTACGGACGTTGCTTGTCAGTTGCTCGATACCGAAACAGCACGCTGTACCGATTATGCAAACCGGAGTCAGCGTGTGCCCGCCTGTGTGACGTTAACGCCAAAAAACATTGAGGATGTTTACTTCATGCCTGCGACTTGTGCGTATCGGTTGAGGGCGCAAGGACAGCCGTTGCCCAGATGGCATCCGTTAAAGCATAACGGTAGCAAAGAGCCGATGAAAAGAGCCGGCTATTGTGTTGCCGGCCAATGTATCAGCGAACGAAAATACAGTGGCGACCTGGAGGACAGAATCGTTACCTGGCCGCTCAACTAA